The Candidatus Nitrosotenuis cloacae genome contains a region encoding:
- a CDS encoding hydroxymethylglutaryl-CoA synthase family protein: MAAGIDDISVFIPRLFVDSADFAVARGLDPAKLKQGLGISKMAIVDTNQDPACLAANACLKLMQKNNLKPSEVGRLYVATESALDESKALNSYVVGMLEQVYGEDSFEHCGGIECKFACVSGSYALYDNANWIRAGEAEGKSAIVVVSDIAKYDMGSSGEYTQGAGAIAMLLNDKPRLLQFDPKVTSTSIKNEYDFYRPFGKETPIVHGQYSNLLYLIQVKKAFEAYKKKAIQAGIITLKEGETLLDHIDYLCMHLPYANMGKKALSYLLRREWRNLPRWKRIVEQTGMQEPVPKDPRGTIESILADDEYMGKDHEFTKLFTRTKEYQAFYEEKLASSLIASSMIGNLYTASLYLGFRSCLEFEFKKGIDLEGKRFGFGSYGSGSSAMVFSGVIQPTYKEIVKDMNIEAEMGERIKLSLKDYEEIHENKRAPNQSLLNAKNEFVLLSVENSPESRGERKYAFCE; this comes from the coding sequence ATGGCCGCAGGCATAGATGACATCTCTGTGTTCATCCCAAGGCTGTTTGTAGACTCTGCAGACTTTGCAGTAGCAAGAGGACTGGATCCTGCCAAGCTAAAGCAGGGCCTAGGCATATCCAAGATGGCAATAGTGGACACCAACCAGGATCCGGCGTGCCTAGCAGCAAACGCGTGCCTCAAACTCATGCAGAAAAACAACCTAAAGCCAAGCGAGGTAGGCAGACTATACGTTGCGACCGAATCCGCCCTTGACGAATCAAAGGCGCTAAATTCGTACGTTGTCGGAATGCTAGAGCAGGTGTACGGCGAGGACTCTTTTGAGCACTGCGGTGGAATAGAGTGCAAGTTCGCATGTGTTTCAGGCTCTTATGCACTGTATGACAATGCAAACTGGATTCGAGCAGGCGAGGCGGAGGGAAAATCAGCAATAGTAGTAGTGTCAGATATCGCAAAATACGACATGGGTTCCAGCGGCGAGTACACCCAGGGAGCTGGTGCAATTGCCATGCTGCTAAACGACAAGCCGCGATTGTTACAATTTGATCCAAAGGTCACGTCGACCTCAATTAAAAACGAATATGATTTTTACAGGCCGTTTGGCAAGGAGACCCCGATAGTTCACGGCCAGTACTCAAACTTGCTGTACTTGATTCAGGTCAAAAAAGCGTTTGAGGCGTACAAGAAGAAGGCAATACAAGCAGGGATAATCACGCTAAAGGAAGGAGAGACGCTCCTGGACCACATAGACTACCTCTGCATGCACCTCCCATACGCAAACATGGGCAAAAAGGCACTGTCGTATCTGCTCAGAAGGGAGTGGAGAAACCTCCCAAGATGGAAGAGAATAGTAGAGCAGACAGGTATGCAGGAGCCGGTGCCAAAGGACCCGCGTGGCACCATAGAGTCAATCCTTGCAGACGACGAGTACATGGGAAAAGACCACGAGTTTACAAAACTGTTCACCCGCACCAAGGAATACCAAGCGTTTTACGAAGAAAAGCTCGCAAGCTCGCTAATTGCATCATCAATGATTGGAAACCTGTACACCGCATCGCTATATCTTGGATTTAGAAGCTGCCTTGAATTTGAATTCAAAAAGGGAATAGACCTCGAAGGAAAGAGATTCGGATTTGGCTCATATGGAAGCGGAAGCAGTGCGATGGTTTTCTCAGGCGTGATCCAGCCAACATACAAGGAGATAGTCAAGGACATGAACATAGAGGCCGAGATGGGCGAGCGCATCAAGCTATCACTAAAAGATTACGAGGAGATACACGAGAACAAACGCGCCCCAAACCAGAGCCTCCTCAATGCCAAAAACGAGTTCGTCCTGCTCAGCGTAGAAAACTCCCCAGAGAGCCGTGGGGAGCGCAAGTACGCATTCTGCGAATAA